One part of the Streptomyces nigra genome encodes these proteins:
- a CDS encoding NCS2 family permease, whose amino-acid sequence MSTSAPAKAPTPEQPGAGPTYGALDRFFKISERGSTVPREIRGGLATFFAMAYIIVLNPIILGSAKDMYGHQLDNAQLVTATAVTAAFSTLLMGVIGNVPIALAAGLGVNSVVALQLAPRMSWPDAMGMVVLAGFVVMLLVATGLRERVMNAVPFGLRKAIAIGIGLFIMLIGLVDSGFVSRIPDVAQTTVPLQLGTGGHLVGWPVLVFVLGSLLTLALIVRKVPGAILISIVAMTVVAVVIEAVATVPSWGLTTPKWPGNPVASPDFGLIGEVSLFGGFGKVGVLTGVLFVFTVLLSCFFDAMGTIMGVSDEAKLTDGRGQMPGINKVLFVDGLAVAAGGASSSSATTAFVESTAGVGEGARTGLANVVTGGLFAVALFLTPVATMVPSQAATPALLAVGFLILANSVKEIDWADYTIAIPAFVTMVMMPFTYSITNGIGMGFITFAVLRLAAGRGREVPAAMYVVAAVFGFYYLMPALGLT is encoded by the coding sequence ATGTCCACCTCGGCTCCTGCCAAGGCCCCCACCCCTGAACAGCCGGGAGCCGGGCCCACCTACGGCGCACTCGACCGCTTCTTCAAGATCTCCGAACGCGGCAGCACCGTGCCGCGCGAGATCCGCGGCGGTCTCGCCACCTTCTTCGCGATGGCGTACATCATCGTGCTGAACCCGATCATCCTGGGCAGCGCGAAGGACATGTACGGGCATCAGCTGGACAACGCCCAGCTGGTCACCGCCACCGCCGTCACGGCCGCCTTCAGCACCCTGCTGATGGGCGTCATCGGCAATGTGCCGATCGCGCTCGCCGCCGGCCTCGGCGTGAACTCCGTCGTCGCCCTCCAGCTCGCCCCGCGCATGTCCTGGCCCGACGCGATGGGCATGGTGGTCCTGGCCGGATTCGTGGTCATGCTGCTCGTCGCCACCGGTCTGCGCGAGCGCGTCATGAACGCCGTGCCGTTCGGCCTGCGCAAGGCCATCGCCATCGGTATCGGCCTGTTCATCATGCTGATCGGCCTCGTCGACTCCGGCTTCGTCAGCCGTATCCCGGACGTCGCCCAGACCACGGTGCCGCTCCAGCTCGGCACCGGCGGTCACCTGGTCGGCTGGCCGGTGCTGGTCTTCGTGCTCGGCTCGCTGCTCACCCTCGCGCTGATCGTCCGCAAGGTCCCCGGCGCGATCCTCATCTCGATCGTCGCGATGACCGTGGTCGCCGTCGTCATCGAGGCCGTCGCGACCGTGCCGTCCTGGGGCCTGACCACCCCGAAGTGGCCCGGCAACCCGGTCGCCAGCCCCGACTTCGGGCTGATCGGCGAGGTCAGCCTGTTCGGCGGCTTCGGCAAGGTCGGCGTGCTGACGGGCGTCCTGTTCGTCTTCACCGTCCTGCTCTCCTGCTTCTTCGACGCCATGGGCACGATCATGGGCGTCAGCGACGAGGCGAAGCTGACCGACGGCCGCGGCCAGATGCCGGGCATCAACAAGGTGCTGTTCGTCGACGGTCTCGCCGTCGCCGCGGGCGGCGCCAGCTCCTCCTCGGCCACGACGGCCTTCGTGGAGTCCACGGCCGGCGTCGGCGAGGGCGCCCGCACGGGCCTCGCCAACGTCGTCACCGGCGGTCTGTTCGCGGTGGCGCTGTTCCTGACGCCGGTCGCCACGATGGTGCCGTCCCAGGCGGCCACCCCGGCCCTGCTCGCGGTCGGCTTCCTGATCCTCGCGAACTCCGTCAAGGAGATCGACTGGGCCGACTACACGATCGCGATCCCGGCCTTCGTGACGATGGTGATGATGCCGTTCACCTACTCGATCACCAACGGCATCGGCATGGGCTTCATCACCTTCGCGGTGCTGCGGCTGGCCGCCGGCCGCGGCCGGGAGGTCCCGGCCGCGATGTACGTGGTGGCGGCGGTGTTCGGCTTCTACTACCTGATGCCGGCCCTGGGTCTCACGTGA
- a CDS encoding DUF5707 domain-containing protein, with amino-acid sequence MRIRATVAAVSGALALSALAVPAAQAGNDSDVAAKKPTAAERFGSSQNRSAFSTSAAAEAEPVVSKVTINSGSAVVVGTTYAKNFTVSVTASHATGIQDAYVDLWHGTDLDNIDGLLMSNEDAATCTATSATTSTCKLTFTAVPGSDLYMNALAGTWHVTAGALAGDGSIYWNDFHTTHRVQRYSKLTVNASPEPVTKGKTITATGKLSRANWEDFKYHGYTNQSVQLQFRKKSSNTYTTVKTVKSNSTGELKTTVTASVDGYYRWSFAGTSTTPAVKAAGDFVDVR; translated from the coding sequence GGCCGCCCAGGCCGGCAATGACAGCGACGTGGCCGCGAAGAAGCCGACCGCCGCCGAGCGCTTCGGCAGCTCCCAGAACCGGTCGGCGTTCAGCACGTCCGCGGCCGCCGAGGCCGAGCCCGTCGTGTCCAAGGTGACGATCAACTCCGGCTCCGCCGTGGTCGTCGGCACCACGTACGCCAAGAACTTCACCGTGTCGGTGACCGCCAGCCACGCCACCGGCATCCAGGACGCGTACGTCGACCTGTGGCACGGCACCGACCTCGACAACATCGACGGCCTGCTGATGTCGAACGAGGACGCCGCCACCTGCACCGCCACCAGCGCCACCACGTCGACCTGCAAGCTCACCTTCACGGCGGTGCCGGGCAGCGACCTGTACATGAACGCCCTGGCCGGCACCTGGCACGTGACCGCCGGTGCTCTCGCGGGCGACGGCAGCATCTACTGGAACGACTTCCACACGACCCACCGGGTCCAGCGCTACTCGAAGCTCACGGTCAACGCCTCTCCCGAGCCGGTGACGAAGGGCAAGACCATCACCGCCACCGGCAAGCTCTCCCGGGCGAACTGGGAGGACTTCAAGTACCACGGCTACACCAACCAGTCGGTGCAGCTGCAGTTCCGCAAGAAGAGCAGCAACACCTACACCACCGTGAAGACCGTCAAGTCGAACTCGACGGGTGAGCTGAAGACCACGGTCACGGCCTCCGTCGACGGCTACTACCGCTGGTCCTTCGCGGGCACCAGCACGACCCCGGCGGTCAAGGCCGCGGGCGACTTCGTCGACGTGCGCTGA
- a CDS encoding cation-translocating P-type ATPase: MTHADAGTDVDHPVHAASVTVAAGGLTAAEVAERVARGAVNDVPVRSSRSMAEIVRANVFTRFNAIIGVLWLIMLFVAPIQDSLFGFVILANTGIGIVQEWRAKKTLDSLAVIGEARPTVRRDGVAAEIGTSEIVLDDLVEIGPGDKAVVDGVCVEADGLEIDESLLTGEADPVVKRPGDAVLSGSFVVAGGGAFQATKVGREAYAAQLAEEASRFTLVHSELRSGISTILKYVTWMMVPAAIGLIITQLFVKENDLDDSIARTVGGIVPMVPEGLVLLTSVAFAIGVIRLGRKQCLVQELPAIEGLARVDTVCLDKTGTLTEGGMDVTALRTLDGFDESYVRTVLGALGESDPRPNASLKAVIAAYPAAEDWRRTAALPFSSARKYSGATFSEGDGQSGTWLLGAPDVLLSDDHPALTETDRLNEQGLRVLLLARAARELDDPEVALDAKPAALVVLEQRLRPDAADTLRYFAEQNVQAKVISGDNAVSVGAVATKLGLTGTTVDARRLPRERDEMAGAIEDATVFGRVTPQQKRDMVGALQSRGHTVAMTGDGVNDVLALKDADIGVAMGSGSEATRAVAQIVLLNNSFASLPSVVAEGRRVIGNITRVATLFLVKTVYSVLLALMVVFWQVEYPFLPRHLTLLSTLTIGVPAFFLALAPNRERAQPHFVRRVMRYAIPGGVVAAVATFATYLIARAHYSGDDSLPAETSVATLTLFLISMWVLVIIARPYTWWRIALVAAMGFAFLLVLVVPWLQEFFALRLVGMTMPWIAVGIAAVAAVALEFLWKWVDRRVPC; encoded by the coding sequence ATGACGCATGCCGACGCGGGCACCGATGTGGACCACCCCGTGCACGCCGCCTCCGTCACCGTCGCGGCGGGCGGGCTCACCGCGGCCGAGGTCGCCGAACGGGTCGCCCGGGGAGCCGTCAACGACGTGCCGGTGCGCAGCAGCCGGTCCATGGCGGAGATCGTCCGCGCCAACGTCTTCACCCGGTTCAACGCGATCATCGGCGTGCTCTGGCTGATCATGCTGTTCGTCGCGCCGATCCAGGACAGCCTGTTCGGCTTCGTCATCCTCGCCAACACGGGCATCGGGATCGTCCAGGAGTGGCGGGCCAAGAAGACCCTGGACTCGCTCGCGGTGATCGGGGAGGCGCGGCCCACGGTCCGCCGGGACGGGGTCGCCGCCGAGATCGGCACCTCCGAGATCGTCCTCGACGACCTCGTGGAGATCGGGCCCGGGGACAAGGCCGTGGTGGACGGGGTGTGCGTCGAGGCCGACGGCCTGGAGATCGACGAGTCGCTGCTCACCGGCGAGGCCGACCCGGTGGTCAAACGGCCCGGCGACGCGGTCCTGTCCGGCAGCTTCGTCGTCGCCGGGGGCGGCGCCTTCCAGGCCACCAAGGTCGGACGCGAGGCGTACGCGGCGCAGCTCGCCGAGGAGGCGTCCCGGTTCACGCTCGTCCACTCCGAGCTGCGGTCGGGCATCTCGACCATCCTCAAGTACGTGACCTGGATGATGGTCCCGGCCGCGATCGGTCTGATCATCACGCAGCTGTTCGTCAAGGAGAACGACCTCGACGACTCGATCGCCCGGACCGTCGGCGGCATCGTGCCGATGGTCCCGGAGGGGCTGGTGCTGCTCACCTCGGTCGCCTTCGCCATCGGTGTCATCCGGCTCGGCCGCAAGCAGTGCCTGGTGCAGGAGCTGCCCGCCATCGAGGGCCTGGCCCGCGTCGACACCGTCTGCCTCGACAAGACCGGCACCCTCACCGAGGGCGGCATGGACGTCACCGCGCTGCGCACCCTGGACGGCTTCGACGAGTCCTACGTCCGTACGGTCCTCGGCGCCCTCGGCGAGTCCGACCCCCGCCCCAACGCCTCCCTGAAGGCCGTCATCGCCGCCTACCCCGCCGCCGAGGACTGGCGCCGCACCGCCGCGCTGCCGTTCTCCTCCGCCCGCAAGTACAGCGGCGCCACCTTCAGCGAGGGCGACGGCCAGTCCGGCACCTGGCTGCTGGGCGCGCCCGACGTCCTGCTCTCCGACGACCATCCCGCGCTGACCGAGACCGACCGGCTGAACGAGCAGGGCCTGCGGGTGCTGCTGCTCGCCCGGGCCGCCCGCGAGCTCGACGACCCCGAGGTCGCCCTGGACGCGAAGCCGGCCGCCCTCGTCGTCCTTGAGCAGCGGCTGCGGCCCGACGCCGCCGACACCCTGCGCTACTTCGCCGAGCAGAACGTCCAGGCCAAGGTGATCTCCGGGGACAACGCGGTGTCGGTGGGCGCGGTCGCGACCAAGCTCGGGCTGACCGGGACGACCGTCGACGCGCGCCGGCTGCCCCGGGAGCGGGACGAGATGGCCGGCGCGATCGAGGACGCCACCGTGTTCGGGCGGGTCACCCCGCAGCAGAAGCGGGACATGGTGGGGGCACTGCAGTCCCGCGGCCACACCGTCGCGATGACCGGCGACGGTGTGAACGACGTGCTCGCGTTGAAGGACGCCGACATCGGGGTCGCCATGGGCTCCGGGTCGGAGGCCACCCGGGCCGTCGCCCAGATCGTGCTGCTGAACAACAGCTTCGCGTCGCTGCCGTCGGTGGTGGCGGAGGGGCGGCGGGTGATCGGCAACATCACGCGCGTGGCGACCCTCTTCCTCGTGAAGACGGTCTACTCGGTGCTGCTGGCGCTGATGGTGGTGTTCTGGCAGGTGGAGTACCCGTTCCTGCCCCGCCATCTGACCCTGCTGTCGACGCTCACCATCGGGGTCCCCGCCTTCTTCCTGGCGCTCGCGCCGAACCGGGAGCGGGCGCAGCCCCACTTCGTACGGCGGGTCATGCGCTACGCGATCCCGGGCGGGGTGGTGGCGGCGGTGGCGACGTTCGCGACGTATCTGATCGCCCGCGCCCACTACTCGGGGGACGACAGCCTGCCCGCGGAGACCAGCGTGGCCACCCTGACGCTGTTCCTGATCTCCATGTGGGTGCTGGTCATCATCGCCCGGCCGTACACCTGGTGGCGGATCGCGCTGGTGGCCGCGATGGGCTTCGCGTTCCTGCTGGTGCTGGTGGTGCCGTGGCTGCAGGAGTTCTTCGCGCTGCGGCTGGTCGGGATGACGATGCCGTGGATCGCGGTCGGTATCGCGGCGGTGGCGGCGGTCGCCCTGGAGTTCCTGTGGAAGTGGGTCGACCGCCGGGTCCCGTGCTGA
- a CDS encoding DUF2530 domain-containing protein, with protein sequence MAKWTPKHEAPEPLEGPVVATITGGTIIWFVLFVVQLPFYGWFDDHGRTWWVWTCLAGGGLGLIGIWYVRRRETAIKRVAAERESAGARAGRPTAPSAE encoded by the coding sequence ATGGCGAAGTGGACCCCCAAGCACGAGGCGCCGGAGCCCCTGGAGGGCCCCGTGGTCGCGACCATCACCGGCGGCACCATCATCTGGTTCGTCCTCTTCGTCGTGCAGCTGCCGTTCTACGGCTGGTTCGACGACCACGGGCGCACCTGGTGGGTGTGGACCTGCCTGGCCGGCGGCGGCCTCGGCCTCATCGGCATCTGGTACGTCCGCCGGCGCGAGACGGCCATCAAGCGGGTGGCGGCGGAGCGGGAGAGCGCCGGCGCGCGCGCCGGGCGGCCGACGGCGCCCTCCGCCGAATAG
- a CDS encoding ribbon-helix-helix protein, CopG family, whose product MGTSVLSLRIDHELLDRLRRHAAKRGMSVQDYVVRTLIRDDFDERFQSAVEETEKFYGVT is encoded by the coding sequence ATGGGGACCAGCGTGCTCAGCCTGCGGATAGACCACGAGCTGCTCGACCGGCTGCGCCGGCATGCCGCCAAAAGAGGAATGAGCGTCCAGGACTATGTGGTCCGGACGCTCATCCGTGATGACTTCGACGAACGGTTCCAGTCCGCCGTCGAGGAGACAGAGAAGTTCTACGGCGTCACGTGA
- a CDS encoding MarR family winged helix-turn-helix transcriptional regulator, with protein MSDLTHGDDAAAVNSLRSAVMRLSRRLKHQRVDESLSPTEMSVLGTLSLCGSATPGELARKEHVQPPSMTRIVALLEAKGLVRLEPHPEDRRQKVVTKTEQAETMLAESRTKRNAFLATLVEGLDEDEWATLRAAAPVLEKLAHL; from the coding sequence ATGTCGGACCTCACCCATGGCGACGACGCTGCCGCCGTGAACTCCCTGCGCTCCGCGGTCATGCGCCTCTCCCGCCGCCTCAAGCACCAGCGGGTCGACGAGTCGCTGAGCCCCACCGAGATGTCGGTGCTCGGCACCCTCTCCCTCTGCGGCAGCGCCACCCCCGGTGAGCTGGCCCGCAAGGAGCACGTCCAGCCGCCGTCGATGACGCGCATCGTCGCCCTGCTGGAAGCCAAGGGCCTCGTCCGGCTGGAGCCCCACCCGGAGGACCGGCGCCAGAAGGTCGTCACGAAGACCGAGCAGGCCGAGACCATGCTCGCCGAGAGCCGCACCAAGCGGAACGCCTTCCTGGCCACCCTCGTCGAGGGGCTCGACGAGGACGAGTGGGCGACCCTGCGCGCCGCCGCCCCCGTCCTGGAGAAGCTCGCACACCTGTAG